DNA from Nematostella vectensis chromosome 5, jaNemVect1.1, whole genome shotgun sequence:
tcttctcaaaaccagtcaacagcaccaccattaatcacccttatcaaaaccaaccaacagcaccaccattattcagccttctcaaaaccaaccagcagcaccaccattaattagccttctcaaaaccaaccaacagcaccaccattaatcagccttctcaaaaccaaccagcagcaccatcattaatcacccttctcaaaaccaaccagcagcaccaccattaatcagccttctcaaaaccggccaacagcaccaccatttatcagccttctcaaaaccggccaacagcaccaccattaatcagccttctcaaaaccaaccaacagcaccaccattaatcagccttctcaaaaccaaccaacagcaccaccatttatcagccttctcaaaaccaaccaacagcaccatcattaatcagccttctcaaaaccaaccaacagcaccaccattaatcagccttctcaaaaccggccaacagcaccaccatttatcagccttctcaaaaccggccaacagcaccaccattaatcagccttctcaaaaccaaccagcagcaccaccattaatcagccttctcaaaaccggccaacagcaccaccattaatcagtcttctcaaaaccaaccaacatcaccaccattaatcagccttctcaaaaccaaccagcagcaccaccattaatcagccttatCAAAACCGGCCAACAGCACCatcattaatcagccttctcaaatcCAGTCAAAAGCACCACCATTTCTCACCCTTCTCAAAACCAgtcaacagcaccaccattaatcaccCTTATCAAAACCAAACAACTTCACCACCatttatcagccttctcaaaaccaaccaacagtcccaccatttatcagccttctcaaaaccaaccagcagcaccaccattaatcagccttctcaaaaccaaccaacatcaccaccattaatcagccttatcaaaaccaaccaacatcaccaccattaatcagccttctcaaaaccaaccaacatcaccaacatcaccaccatttatcagtcttctcaaaaccaaccaacagcaccaccatttatcagtcttctcaaaaccaaccaacagcaccatcattaatcagccttctcaaaaccaaccagcagcaccaccattaatcagccttctcaaaaccggccaacagcaccaccattaatcagtcttctcaaaaccaaccaacagcaccaccatttatcagccttctcaaaaccaaccaacagcaccaccatttatcagccttctcaaaacaaaccaacatcaccaccactattcAGCCttatcaaaaccaaccaacatcaccaccattaatcagccttatcaaaaccaaccaacatcaccaccattaatcagccttatCAAAACCGGCCAACAGCACCATCATTAATCAGCCttatcaaaaccaaccaacatcaccaccactattcagccttatcaaaacaaaacaacatcaccaccactattcAGCCttatcaaaaccaaccaacatcaccaccattaatcagccttatCAAAACCGGCCAACAGCACCatcattaatcagccttctcaaatcCAGTCAAAAGCACCACCATTTATCACCCTTCTCAAAACCAgtcaacagcaccaccattaatcacccttatcaaaaccaaccaacttcaccaccatttatcagccttctcaaaaccaaccagcagcaccaccattaatcagccttctcaaaaccaaccaacatcaccaccattaatcagccttatgaaaaccaaccaacatcaccaccattaatcagccttctcaaaaccaaccaacatcaccaacatcaccaccatttatcagtcttctcaaaaccaaccaacagcaccaccatttatcagccttctcaaaaccaaccaacagcaccaccatttatcagccttctcaaaaccaaccaacagcaccaccattattcagccttctcaaaaccaaccagcagcaccaccattaatcagccttctcacaaccaaccaacagcaccaccattaatcagccttctcaaaaccaaccatcagcaccatcattaatcacccttctcaaaaccaaccagcagcaccaccattaatcagccttctcaaaaccggccaacagcaccaccatttatcagccttctcaaaaccggccaacagcaccaccatttatcagccttctcaaaaccaaccaacagcaccaccattattcagccttctcaaaaccaaccaacagcaccaccattaatcagccttctcaaaaccaaccaacagcaccaccattaatcagccttctcaaaaccggccaacagcaccaccatttatcagccttctcaaaaccggccaacagcaccaccattaatcagccttctcaaaaccaaccagcagcaccaccattaatcagccttctcaaaaccaaccaacatcaccaccattaatcagccttctcaaaaccaaccagcagcaccaccattaatcagccttctcaaaaccaaacAACTTCACCACCatttatcagccttctcaaaaccaaccaacagtcccaccatttatcagccttctcaaaaccaaccagcagcaccaccattaatcagccttctcaaaaccggccaacagcaccaccattaatcagccttctcaaaaccaaccagcagcaccaccatttatcagccttctcaaaaccaaccaacatcaccaccattaatcagccttatcaaaaccaaccaacatcaccaccattaatcagccttctcaaaaccaaccaacatcaccaacatcaccaccatttatcagtcttctcaaaaccaaccaacagcaccaccatttatcagccttctcaaaaccaaccaacagcaccaccattaatcagccttcttaaaaccaaccaacagcaccaccattattcagccttctcaaaaccaaccagcagcaccaccattaatcagccttctcaaaaccaaccaacagcaccaccattaatcagccttctcaaaaccaaccagcagcaccatcattaatcacccttatcaaaaccaaccagcagcaccaccattaatcacccttatcaaaaccaaccagcagcaccaccatttatcagccttctcaaaaccggccaacagcaccaccattaatcagccttctcaaaaccaaccaacagcaccaccattaatcagccttctcaaaaccaaccaacagcaccaccatttatcagccttctcaaaaccaaccaacagcaccatcattaatcagccttctcaaaaccaaccaacagcaccaccattaatcagccttctcaaaaccggccaacagcaccaccatttatcagccttctcaaaaccggccaacagcaccaccattaatcagccttctcaaaaccaaccaacagcaccaccatttatcagccttctcaaaaccggccaacagcaccaccattaatcagcctcctaaaaaccaaccaacagcaccaccattaatcagccttctcaaaaccggccaacagcaccaccattaatcagtcttctcaaaaccaaccaacatcaccaccatttatcagccttctcaaaaccggccaacagcaccaccatttatcagccttctcaaaaccaaccaacagcaccaTCATTAATCGCACCCttatcaaaaccaaccaacagcaccaccatttatcagccttctcaaaaccaaccagcagcgccaccattaatcagccttctcaaaaccaaccagcatcaccaccattaatcagccttctcaaaaccaaccagcagccccaccattaatcagccttctcaaaaccaaccaacataCCACCATTagtcagccttctcaaaaccaaccagcaccaccaccattaatcagccttctcaaaaccaaccaacatcactaccattaatcagccttctcaaaaccaaccaacagcaccaccattaatcagccttctcaaaaccaaccagcagtgccaccattaatcagccttctcaaaaccaaccaacagcaccaccattaatcagccttctcaaaaccaaccaacagcaccaccattattcagccttctcaaaaccaaccaacatcaccaccattaatcaccCTTATCAAAACCAATcagcagcaccaccattaatcagccttctcaaaaccaaccagcatcaccaccattaatcagccttctcaaaaccaaccagcagccccaccattaatcagcctcctcaaaaccaaccaacataCCACCATTagtcagccttctcaaaaccaaccagcagccccaccattaatcagccttctcaaaaccaaccagcagcaccatcattaatcagccttctcaaaaccaaccaacagcaccaccattaatcagccttctcaaaaccaaccaacagcaccaccatttatcagccttatcaaaaccaaccaacagcaccaACATTATTCAGCCTTATCAAAACAagccaacatcaccaccattaatcagatGGAAAATATATCATTTCTGTCTTGTTAGTGGGTGTCTTCATCAACCAAACTACCTTAAACTCACAATAGCCTGCTcctaaaaatctttttgagaaggctgataatGGTCTTAAGTAAATTTAAACCAAAAATCAGATAATTGGAGGATGATCACCCTAAAATATCCCTTACCTTGTGACTGCAAATGGGGAGACAGCAATGCATGGCACCTTTAGATACCCATGCAGAAATTTGAGTATGTAAAGGGGATGTAAAAGGTATGTTGTTTGATACCATTTACCTACCATATACTTCCTAAAAACATACCCTCTACATACCAACTTGGAAGGcatgtaatgggtatgtaatacataTGAAAATTGGACATAGTAAAATATACCTTTTACATAACCAAAAGCGACCTTGATATTGAAGACCTTGGAGTTATGTAAAAGGTAAGTGTTAGGTATGTAAATTGTGTGTAGACGGTATGTAATGAGATATCATTTACATACCAAATATTTGCTGAAAACATACCTGTTACATACCAATTTAGGTGGTATGTAATTGGCATGTAATACCTATCAAAATTGGACATTGTAAAATATACATTTTACATAACCAAAAGCGACCTTGATTTGAAGATTTATAGTTATGTAAATGGTAAGTATTAGGTATGTAGATGGcaagtaaaatatatatagtgGGAACCATTTACATATCAAAAACTTGCTAAAAACATACCGATTACATACCAAAATGCTACTGTTAAATGGAAatttacatacccattacatacctaaaatGTACCTTATGGGTACATAGCTCAAGGCTACCTTAAAAGGGCATGGTATAGAATTTACATagccattacatacccaaaatGTACCTTGAACATACCACAAATGCTACCGTTAAATGGAAATTATTATacccattacatacctaaaatATACCTTGTACATGCCACAAACATAGCTCAAGGCTACCTGAAGAAGGCATGGTATAGAATTTACATagccattacatacccaaaatGTACCTTCACAAATAATACCGTTAAATGGAAatttacatacccattacatacctaaaatGTACCTTGGACATGCCACAAACATAGCTCAAGGCTACCTTAAAATGGCATCGTGCCAATTTTACGTACAATACATTATCTAAATGTGTCCCATAGCTAAAGGGATAACTTGATATAAGCGACTGAGCCAAGCAGCTAGTCTTTCCTTGTTTGTAAGCATATCAATAAAACGCCCCTGCAACATGGTATCTATGCCTCTACATGTCACACGCAAAATTTAAACCCAAAGAACGTTGTATAACACACTTTATGCGCAAAGTAAAACTAAATTGTTGCTTAAAGATCAATAAGATTACCTGGAACTGCTAAGCTGCAAAGGTAAAGTTACTAACCTGGAAATCACTGGAAATGTTTAATTGATTCCTAGATCGGCACATAATCTCGATTCAcaaaaaatgacttttttgATTACTAGTTCGAATTGtttattatcaaatataaatttaaaaaaatggtaaaaactatgccaaagttttcaatcaaGCAAAGACTCATCTGCATcgtagtcatcatcatcatcatcaggaAGACTAGGCAGACTTGGCAGATCATCTTCACAAGCTGACTTCCGTGCTGCTCTCCTCAAGTTTTTTATACTTAGGTTCATGGCACTTGTGATGCCTTTTTTACACCCGTCTGGGAGGTTCTGCCTCGACGCATATGCtattaatgtaacaaaaaatcacTTCGCATTacgtttgttattatcgtCATTAATTGAGTTATTCAATATACCAAATATTCGCGGTACCATAACTTCACCTGATGCGAAAACAATTTAATGTGGGAAAATCAAAACTTAGCTTTTCTCACCTTTAATAGTGGTTATAATTTGCTGGTTAAGCAAATTTCCCACCTCCCCCTGCTCAGAGATTTTTCCCTCGCGCCTTTCTTCTTCTGAAAAAAACGCCTTTAAAAGGCGTGTAGCCAGCGAGGACTTGGTGTGTGCGGTTTTGCACAATGCAAGTGCTGTCCTCGAAAGGAAGACACCACTGCCCGCAACTAATTCAACTAACTGCAaataatgaaagaaaaaaaaaacgttcagTACCCAAAATAACATATAGTTCATAAAACGACGTCAATAATACttgagttatttttttaaatatcgtaTCAAGTACTCGCGATAGGACAAGCTCTTGCTTTCACGGGCAATTGGAAATAGTTAGTTGTCATTTGAACAAAGTCGGCGGCTACTGAGTGATCTGATTAGTAAATTATCATTGTCAAGCGCTGGAAAGTCCCGGCTGTTGCGAATCGGGACTTCCCGAATTAACAAGCGAGGACCACTCATAGCCACTGACTTCGTTTGAATGGCAGCTAAGTATTTCAAGTCGCCCAAGAAAATCTATCTGTGACCTGATGCCCGTAAGGTTGGATTACACCTCACactcatttttatttaaacttttttaaacTAAAGACTTATGTTCAAGGCTGACTAATAAACCCTGCACTGTTCTCAAATTCCTGTATCCATCCTTATTATTACCTTTCTCGTTGCCGCTTCTGCCTCACTCATCACGCCTACCCGCCCATCATTTACTTGTACATTTGGTACTCGAAGCTCATTTCCTAAAATCAATGACAATTATAAAATGATCTCTATATCATCAGAAAACAAACTAGAAGAGGATGGCGTAAACGTGGAAAATGATCTCTATATCATCAGAAAACAATCTAGAAGAGGATGACGTAAacgtaaaaaataatttttcaacTAAAAGGACAGAGAGGAAAGATGCAAGATAACTATTTTTTAGCTCAATATTTTGCATATAAGCTCCCTTTTTGTCGgagaacaaaatatcaaaattaaaaatataacttaCGCTATGTCTTGAAAGATATTTCAAAGGCTATCTGTGAAAAAGCCCAACAAAATACGAAATGGCGCCCGTTTTGACCCAttaaattgaaaatatttacCTTGGATACCATCTGATCTGCTCAGTCTCCTGAATCGCGCTTCCAAAGCCCCATATTTTTCCTTCAGCTCACTAAGCTCATCTCTCGTGGAAACACACATAGGATTTGGGCAAAGTGGCCTTTTTTTTGGTTCTTTCTGCGCAtctgaaatagaaaaaaaaaattaatagagcGGAAACCCTCAAGTAGAACCTGAATAAAAGACATCTGATTTTGGAGTCTATACTGAACTGTTCTTTTTACAGCAATTCTACCCTGAAAATGGGGATAATAATTTTTGATATAAATATGAAATAGAAAAGTGaaataatgacaaaaataCTTACGCTGCGTATGTGCTGGCTTGTCTCTTGTGACTCCCTGTTGGTTAATTAAAGAGAGACTTCAAACTTGGGGATCTATACTAGTGTATTTTTATGCGTTTCAGAACCGTTTAATTGAAATTGACAAACCTTGAGTGACGATGTTGATAAATCGCGGGAGGCCGACTTCTTTGAAAATAGAAATGCGGTTGAAAAAATTTTATAGAGGTATAGAATTAAGATCCTGAACTTCTCATTCAAATTGCGTACCAACCTGGACTATTTGTTCTGACTGATTCAGCTCGCACCCTGTGATAAACGGATGAAACGTAAATAGCTAATCATCATGAATGATCATAGACTTGAGAATACAAATTGGAGTATTCCTTACCCGCTCTTTGTGTTGATCTCTCGTTGATAGCAACAATCGAGATGTCCTATATGTACATAAACAAACATTGTCTATTATGATTTTCTATGATTTCATAAATTTGAGGATATCTCGATTCTCAGTGCTGAGAATTCTTGCTCGCAAAGTTCAGTGTACTTTCTCGCAATTCTTTACTGGTCGTGCTCGAGGAACGggatctgtacaggacctgaaatgatcccaggacccgaaacgatcccaggacccgaaatgatccccaaaagtaccccaactgatcctcggacccgaaacgataccgaggagtccccgaaatcaaccccaaggaattacggTAATGGACagagggaaagcagaagaaatacttgcaattcttgaatcataataaagggttaacagcgactcgatttctaaacaacgtgacttaaaaatattaaattccaacacaatacttctatttattacattgcccggcgttaaacccataaacagagtccaaaacaaatacacaactttaaattgctactgaaaggaatatagcataaacatagcacagccttgctcagatcaaccaaacttttgaccttccatcacactcttaacattttgcggttccgacacatgactccgacactataaatctcatttccggtaaacatcacccctaaaaattaatattcatctgacaaccaaacatgtatttcaccacgaaatccttgttcttacgagcgaatatttaccgacacattttaggcagccggtttggcagagaagatggaatgacaaaagtacactgagtaatacactcgaacaacccttctactaccgatgcaaaatattaagaggatgtgaaagcaatattatgtgagttttgaatttcctcatgtagtcgtgcgtacaccccggcatgatctcatgatatgataggtctttcattcaccgaaaacaaacatgtcaaaaaataactttaaaacatttcgcttcctatgtaaagcagcatgtcccatctgttaagactttcttttatggcttgttatgtaaaaatgatttatccacgccgggctcctcaaattactatcacaggaattgtt
Protein-coding regions in this window:
- the LOC125563002 gene encoding uncharacterized protein LOC125563002 isoform X2; translation: MASRFPAFALVKWIGDPEPECWKVIYTKNICTEDIPEGVIEGSTYNAVWDPKQEMARAKVLKLHDSKAFLNSIRKHEYIDPFEEQRKATLDGGKRRPKPKTLGGDFVAEDIEIDVARETATTRETATTGGKNVNEEEKKKTKKRTSDKASSDSNAPVKKKKSSKKSSKNTPPATTVTGTVESCDQIAETLEDISIVAINERSTQRAGCELNQSEQIVQSASRDLSTSSLKGVTRDKPAHTQHAQKEPKKRPLCPNPMCVSTRDELSELKEKYGALEARFRRLSRSDGIQGNELRVPNVQVNDGRVGVMSEAEAATRKLVELVAGSGVFLSRTALALCKTAHTKSSLATRLLKAFFSEEERREGKISEQGEVGNLLNQQIITTIKAYASRQNLPDGCKKGITSAMNLSIKNLRRAARKSACEDDLPSLPSLPDDDDDDYDADESLLD
- the LOC125563002 gene encoding uncharacterized protein LOC125563002 isoform X1; translated protein: MASRFPAFALVKWIGDPEPECWKVIYTKNICTEDIPEGVIEGSTYNAVWDPKQEMARAKVLKLHDSKAFLNSIRKHEYIDPFEEQRKATLDGGKRRPKPKTLGGDFVAEDIEIDVARETATTRETATTGGKNVNEEEKKKTKKRTSDKASSDSNAPVKKKKSSKKSSKNTPPATTVTGTVESCDQIAETLEDISIVAINERSTQRAGCELNQSEQIVQKSASRDLSTSSLKGVTRDKPAHTQHAQKEPKKRPLCPNPMCVSTRDELSELKEKYGALEARFRRLSRSDGIQGNELRVPNVQVNDGRVGVMSEAEAATRKLVELVAGSGVFLSRTALALCKTAHTKSSLATRLLKAFFSEEERREGKISEQGEVGNLLNQQIITTIKAYASRQNLPDGCKKGITSAMNLSIKNLRRAARKSACEDDLPSLPSLPDDDDDDYDADESLLD
- the LOC125563002 gene encoding uncharacterized protein LOC125563002 isoform X3 codes for the protein MTSVLPALYSLAQYKGQVDGALISPHHKARDQGATTAGAFSSTSKNVNEEEKKKTKKRTSDKASSDSNAPVKKKKSSKKSSKNTPPATTVTGTVESCDQIAETLEDISIVAINERSTQRAGCELNQSEQIVQKSASRDLSTSSLKGVTRDKPAHTQHAQKEPKKRPLCPNPMCVSTRDELSELKEKYGALEARFRRLSRSDGIQGNELRVPNVQVNDGRVGVMSEAEAATRKLVELVAGSGVFLSRTALALCKTAHTKSSLATRLLKAFFSEEERREGKISEQGEVGNLLNQQIITTIKAYASRQNLPDGCKKGITSAMNLSIKNLRRAARKSACEDDLPSLPSLPDDDDDDYDADESLLD